The genomic interval ACATTCTTTTATAAAAATGCTCAGTGATTGTCGTTCCTGTTTGCTCTAATAAAGGAACAGTGGCTTGTACAGTTGATACGGTGTTTGGGTCTAACATCAGTAAGTCCTTATTTATAAGAGTGCAGAACGACTGCACATGAAGATATTACGGTTGTTGTGTTGCGCGATACATTCCTCGCCGCTCAAGGATAGAGTTAGCTTTATAATATGCTTTTAGTATGCATATTTATAATATGTATGTTATATCCATATTTATGCATAGGCAAGCAGGTCAATATAGGTATTTATCCTTATGGTTTGAACGCTAAACATAAGTAGAACTTTCAAGCTTGGTGATAAAATATTAAACCAGCCGGTTTAATATCTGAGCACAACATCTATACTGGATAATATGCAAACACCTCAACCTATATCACTAGATCTCATATTCAAAGCGCTAGCTGATGAAACCCGGCGCCAGCTATTGCAAACGCTATGTGAAGGGAGTTATAGCATTAGAGACTTGGCATCACCTTTTGATATCAGTTTTCCTGCGGTAGCTAAACATATAGGAGTGCTTGAGCGAGCAGGCTTGATTACCAGAAAAAAGAGGGGGCGTGAGCAAATTTGTACACTTAATCCATTAACCTTGCAGGAAGCTCATCGATGGTTAGGTTTTTATGAAAGTTTCTGGAATCAACAGCTTGATCATTTGGAAGACTATTTAAGTTTGCTACAAAAATAAAATCATAAAAAATGAAAGAAAAGGAATAATAAAAATGAAACTATACTATCATCCGCTATCAACATATTCACAAAAAGTGCTGATGGCCTTTTATGAAAAAGAGGTTGAATTTACTCCCCATATAGTCAACTTAATGGATGAAACAAGCAAAAAGGAATACAAAGAAATATATCCACTGGGGAAAATACCCCTATTGATGTGTGATGATGATCATATGATTCCAGAATCAACCATAATAATAGAATACCTAGATACTCACTTTACTACTGGCACCAAACTTATTCCTGATGACAAAGATACAGCCAGGCAGGTTAGGTTTATCGATAGAGTTCAAGATAATTATCTGAATGACAATATTGCTACTTTATTCTTTGAAAGTATGAAGCCAGCCGAAAAGCAAGACCCTGAAAAGCAAGCCAAAGCAAAAGAGCAATTAGATATTATGTATCACTACATGAACAAACAATATAGCGAAACCACTTTTGCAAAAGGTGATGACTTTACAATGGCTGATTGCTCTGCAGTGCCTGCTTTATTTTATGCCCAAAAAATCTATCCATTTGAGCAGTTTGAAGGCATAAAAGCTTATTATAAACGTGTATCAGAAAGGCCTTCTTATCAAAAAGTGCTAGCTGAAGCACAGCCTTACTTGGAAAAGATGTTTAATTGAGATCACATAAAAAGTACAACAATCAACTGAATTAGGCCTGAGCTATATAACATAGCCCAGGTTTTGTTGTATATTGGCTAAGGAACGTGCACGTCCCTAAAAAGCTGCCTTGAGAAAAGATATGAAAAAGTGGCTGTTAGTCATCGCTATTATTATTTTGTTTCAAAACCGACAAGAAATAAGCCTGTTTCTAAACCCACCACCCGACTTTTCTGCCATCAATAAAGAAGATGTCGTGCTATATGCCACTAGCTGGTGTGGTTACTGCAAAAAAGCCAGATCATTTTTAGAAAAGTACAATATACCCTACACAGAGTACGATATTGAAAAGTCCACAGAAGGCCTCCATCAATATAAGCAACTAGGTGGCAAGGGAGTCCCCGTGTTTTTGGTTAAAGGCAAAACCATCAGTGGTTATAACCCACAAGCGGTGGTGGCTGCATTGGAGGGATAAGTCGACAGAATTTCTATATTAAGTATAAGTTTTGTGTAGGCTGTTTAATATTTAATTAGGTTTTAAAATTTCTAGTTGTTTACTATAAAGCTTAAAGTCAGCTTCATTGTATGTAACAGCAATCAAGTTATGGGTTAATGCGGTTGCTACAAGAAAACTATCCACAACAGGTAACTTTTTACTGTTGGCTTCTGATTGACCATTGAGCTTAGCCCAGTTATGCAAGGTACCATTGTTTAAAGGTAGAACCCGGTTTTGAAAACGTTTTTCGATTCGTTCCAGCCATAAAGCAATTTTTTCGGCTTTAGAGCCAAGTTGAATAGGGTCTTTTTCGCAAAGTTTATAGAACCCTTTTTTTAACTCTGCAATTGTTAAACAACTTATAAATAAATAACTTTCTTCCTGCTCATCCAACCATTCAATTACCTTTTTATTAGGATTCTTCTTTAAGTATTCAGACACTATGCAGGTATCGAGTAAATATTTCACAGGTCAATATCTCTTCCTACTTTGAAAGGGAAATAGGGTAATTAAGCGACAACATTACCCTGTTTATACCAATTAATAGGGTAATACAAACCCTAAACAGGGTAAAAAGACTAACTTTATACCCTGTTTCATTCTATAAGATTACTTAGCCTGCCAAGCGGCTGTTAATGTTGGCGTTAGGCTAGTGTGTACCTCTGCCACCATATTGCCATCAGCGGTTTCATAATCATTAAACGCAGCCATCGCTTGCACTAAACTGTCTACTTTGGCACGGCTTAATACAAAGCTTTCGGTTTCAATGGCATCCAGTTGAGCACTTTCCTCAGCAAACCAATCACTAATGGTAATTTGGTCATCAGAGCCCAGTACATCAACGGCTAAATTATCACCTTCTTTTTTAAACCAGAGTTTATCCTTGGTAATACCTGACAACTTAAGTACATCATTATCCGTATCGGGGGTAGGAGTGGTGTTGTTAATGGTGTCTTGGCCGTCACCTGCCGTAAATTGGTAGGTGTCATTGCCGGTTTGGCCAGTAAAGGTTTCTGATTTAGGTGAATTGCTTAATATACGCGTAGGCTTGGGACGCTCTGTCGTCAATTGTGACTCTACCTGGCTGTCAGACAACGTAGAGCCATCAGCAAACTCAAAGCTTTTAATAGTGAAGTAAGCAGGAGCATTACCACCATAGCGCACAAACCAATCCTGGATGGTAATTTGATCTGAGCCATTTTTATGGTAAACCGCTAAATCATAGCCTTCACGAATAAACGACAGGTCAGTAGCACTAACCCCTTCGCCAAATACCAATTTGTCGTCTGAGGTTGGTAAACCACCAAACACTTGGTTACGACTGGTTTCGATAATCCGGTCTTGACCATCACCTAAATTATAAATATAGGTTTCTTCACCATAAGAGCCGTATAAAGTGTCATTGCCTTTACCTCCAATTAAAGTGTTTGGTGCGCGGTCGTGATAGGAATCAGCTGCATGTAAGGTGTCATTTCCGTCACCGCCTTTCAAGGTGTCAGAGCCTTCGCCGCCGTAGATTTCATCATCACCACCTAAGCCATCAATTTCGTTATTGCCACGATCACCATACAACACATTATTTTTATCACTAGGCTTTATAAACTGGTCTACATCATCAAGGCTAAGGGTAGAGCCATCGGCAAACTTAATAAGATCGATTTTATTAGAATCGTTTACAAAAAACCGGTTAATTTGCACTCGATCTTGTGTGTTTTTAATGCCAATAAAGAGGTCGTTTTCTTGTTGCCAAAATGCTAAATCACTCTCTGCAACACCTTCTTTAAATTGCAGCGTTTCAACACTATCACCACTGGAATTAGCACTAATTATATCCCGCCCATATCCTCGGCCAAATATATAGGTGTCACTACCCTCACCTCCAATAAGGCTGTCATTACCTGCACCACCATCTAACACATCGTCACCAGAAAATCCTTTTAGATTATCATGACCAGTAAATCCATTAATTTTGTCATTACTATCATAATAGCCTTCCAAATGATCATTATTAGGACTGCCTTGTAGAACCATTTGCTTTATTTCATCAGAAGACCACTCAGTGCCATCAGCAAACTCAGCTTTATCAAGCATGCGGTTTCCACCCATAAAGAAGCTCTGTAAACGTAGTTGATCATCACTACCTTTTAACTTTAACAAGAGGTCATAATATTCCATATCAACCAACCCCATCGTTTCGGAATAACGTCGCTCTACAATCACATCATCTGGCGTAATTCCCTCTTTAAAACGAATAATATTATGGGCGTCATCCTGCTCGAAGTGACGGCTGTGAATTTCATCCTGCCCATCACCTCGGCCAAATAAAAATATATTACGGCCTTTTCGACCATCTAAAATATCATTGCCGGCTTTGCCATCAAACGTTTCATCTTCATCGGAGCCAGTAATACGTTGATCATGGTCATAACCGATTCTCAATTGTTTTAGAACTTCCTCATGGTCCCATTTTTGGCCATCAGTAAAGACAATAGCCTTTTTATCGTCTAATTCACCTTTAAGAACTATTTGATCTGTTGTATTTTTTATTTTAATAGTGATTTCAGCACTATCAGATTGCCAAATTTCAATATCATCAGCAGAAATACCTTCTTTAAACTGAATAGTCTGTAAAGAGGGCTCATTTCCTCGATCAGAAAAAGTAATTATATCTTGACCATCTCCTTTACCAAAAATATAGGTATTTTTGCCTGTTCCACCATCGATGGTATCATTACCAGGTCCGCCCTCGAATGTGTCATTGCCTGCTTTGCCTGATAAGGTATCATTACCAGCTAAGCCTTTAATAATATCATCTGTGTCTTCACCCGTGATGACATCATCACCATCTGTTGCTTGCGAAATCTTAGAAAATACGTCATCAACAGTCCAATGACTGCCATCTGCAAATTCAATACGGTCAAAACGACTGTCACGAAACTCATTTTCAACAATCAGCCGGTTATCACTCCAGTGGCGATAAGAGTGTACTTTCCACTCTTGAAAATAATCAATAACAGTCACAACCGTGTCTGTATCTTTAATTTTCACTAACAGGTTATTGTTGTTTTTATTATTTTTTTTGCCGCGCTCAACAATAATATCTTCCTGGCTGATCCCCTCTTTAAAGCGAAGTATTTTTGTATCGCGCTTTCCATATTCATCCTCAAGATAAATCGTATCTTGACCACTATTTCTACCTACAATATAAGTATCATTTCCCTGGTAGCCTTCTAAGCGGTCATTACCATCACCACCCTCTAATAGATCATCCCCTTTACCACCGTAAAGTTCATCATTACCATCACCGCCATACAGTTCATTATTCCCTTCATTATCGTGCAGCTTGTCATTGCCATCACCACCATACAGCTCATCATCACCTTCTTTACCATACAGTTTGTCATCGCCTTCATTGCCATACAATTTATCATTGCCTTCATGACCATAAAGGTGATCATTTCCTTGGTTTCCTTCTAAGGTATCATTGCCGCCCTTGCCTAGTAGTGTGTCATTACCCGCTAGTCCTTTTAATTGTTCATCAAGGTCTGTCCCAGTAATTAAATCCTTTTCATCAGTGGCCTGGTATAATTGCGGGGTAATATCATCAAGTGACCATGAGGTTCCATCAGCAAACTCTATTTTTTCCAATTTTTTAGCATTAGATGTAAAGTTTTTAATGGTAATAGAATCATCACTATCTGCTAATGAGAAAGTTAAGTCATCCCCTTTTATGGCAAAGGATACATTTTCTGGTAATACCCCTTCTTTAAATTGGATGGTAATCCCCAAACCGCCTGTAATGACATCTTGGCCATCATTTTTGCCAAACTGATAAATCGAACTAAACCAGCTGAACAAAGTATCATTGCCAGCACCGCCATCTAGAATATTGTTGCCATACCCTCCTTTTAGCTCATCATCCCCAGCACCACCAAACAAGTGGTCATTGCCCATTCCGCCCTGCAGCTTATCATTCCCTTCACCACCGTATAGTTGGTCATTCCCCTCACCACCAGAAATCAAATCTTTACCTAGACCACCATAGATCTCATCATTGCCTTCTTCACCATCCAGTTGGTCATTCCCATCATTACCGTGTAGCTGATCATTGCCTTTACCACCAGTGAGACTGTTATTGGCATGATCACCTGCTATTGTGTCATCACCATCACTACCGTTATGAATTTGTTTTGCTAATTCTGTCAGCGGTACACGACTACCATCGGCAAATTCTATATGAATATTTTCTGTTCCAGGTTTTAAATTTAATGTGCCTTTCTCAAAGGCATAGATAAATATCCCTTCAATTTCTAAATTATCATTTTTTTCATTTAGTACAACTTCTAGGTAATCGCCTTCTTGATCTTGCTCATCACTGTGATAAAGAATTGAAACATCGCTGGGTAATAAGCTTTTTAATTGAATGGTATTGATACCTTTTAAATCTTTGATGGTGTCCATGCCATCATTTCGGTGGTAAATATAGGTATCATCACCTAAACCACCATCAAGGTAGTCTTTTCCTAAACCTCCTTCTAACGTATCATTACCGCCGCCACCCCATAAATAGTCATTTCCTGTACCACCATTTAGGTAGTCGTTTCCTGATAATTCGCCAGTGACTTCACTTTGACCTTTAAATTTAGCATTATCACCAAATAAACGGTCATCATCTTCGCCACCATAAAGCCGGTCATCGCCGCCATTACCCACAATCTGATCATTCCCTTCATTCCCCATTAAAATATCATTGCCGTGCAAATTTTTATTTAATTGCCATAGCTCACTCTCTTTTTCTTTTCGAAAATATTTTTTTGCAAACTCTTTTGTATATGGCCTGTCTCCAAGAAGATGATCATCTCCTGCGCCGCCTATAATGGTGTCACTACCTATTTCACCGAGAATATGATCCTCATCTTTTCCTCCTACAAGTAGATCATCATAAGTCATGGATGGCTTGGTATAGCTGGAAATCTATAATGTGGCATAAATAGAATGCCTCTACCCTCAGATACAGCCTGTTTATTGAGCGAATCGACTATGTCACTTTATGATTTTCTAGCTATACCAGAAATAAATATGTGATTCATTTCGATTTTTGTTTCAGCTGGAAAAGTCATTTCAAATACTGAGTCTCCGAAAATCCAGCTGTTATCCCCATCACCACCAAATATTATGTCATTTCCTGCAGCACCATAAAGTAAGTCTCTACCTTCTCCCCCCAGAATTGTATCGCTTCCGATGCCGCCATTAATATAATCTTGGCCTTGATTACCTTCTATATAATTGGTATCAGTAACTTCATCGCCAGGATTATCACCACTTAAACTTGTTGCACTACTAGCCCAGATATAATCACTTTCTGTCCCACCAATAATATAGTCACTACCAGGGCCGCCTGTAATGCCATCCATACCTCCATTACCATAAACGATGTCATCTCCCTCATGAGCATGTAAATTTTCAGAAAAATTATCACTGCGTAATTCATCACTAAAATTTGTTCCTTGAAAACCAAAATTAGCTTCAACTAAATGAGTGTGTCGTTCTCTGTGTTTATACTCATCGTGATCCATTCTGGATTTATTATAAAGATCACCGTTATACACCATCGGCTTATCATTTAACCAACTCAACTCACTATCTGCTCGTTCTTCTAGGGTATCATGAACTGTTTTAGTCTCTTCACCCACTTTACGCTCATAATTATCCACTACATTGTGGTCATCTGGGATAGGTTCTGGCTCAAACCGCTCATAGTCCTTCAGCTCAATCCCAAACCGTTCCTTATCAAAATCCTTAATCGTAATCGTGCCGCCGTCTTTTACTTTGACGACAACAAGACCACCATCCATTAAGTAGGTGTTTTCATACTCATCCTGGTAGATAGATTTTTCTTCGTTGAGGGCGGTGAGTTGGGTGATTACTTTACCGTTGATATGAAGTTCGTTATTGCCTTCTGTGTCAATGATGGTGTCGTGGCCATTTTCTGCTTCAAAGCTATAGATATCGTTGCCTTTACCGCCAACTAATATATCATTGCCTTTGCCGCCTTTTAGAGAGTCATTACCTTTTCCTCCAACTAACTTATCACTATCTTCACCGCCATCTAATTCGTCATTACCTTCTCCACCTTCAAGATAGTCTTTTCCTTTTCTACCTGTCAGCGTGTCATTACCTGCACTTCCAAACAGGTAATCATTTCCGTCTCCTCCAGAATATGAGTCATTATTCTGCCCACCAAAATAAAACTCACGAGTAGGTTTTAGGCCTACATCTAAACCGTCCAGCGTTAGTTCGTATTTCTTTTCCCCCATATTGTCAACGAAATGCCAATCACCACCAACATGGGTGAAACCACCAAGTAATGCAAAGTCGAGAACACCATCTGTATCGCCTGACTTTATATAAAGGCTATTCATCACCAAGAATCTGGCTCTAATTTTGACCCATTCTCTTGTCAGATTTCCAGAGTCAGTTTCTGGGTCGTATAAGTCCAAAACTCCATCTTCATTATGTTTTGTGTAATCTGCTCCTTCTACGACAAAAGGATTTAACTTGACCAGAGCATATCGCCAAGCTTCACTATTCATCGCTTTAGCTATTACTTCCTTAGTATCTGGTTTTATTAACTGGATTTTATTTCCTATAGTTTCAAACGTTAATGACGCTATATCAGTCTCTGGAACCTTCGAATAATCTGAGCCAAATAGCAGTTCAGAATACCTCTTCACTACATCAGCTTTATATTCATCACTTAAATCATTTAACCACTCATGAAATTCAACAGCATATTCGGCCCCTAATGAGCCGCCAACTAAACCACACAGTCCTATAACCGCAATAGCCCAAGGGGCAGTAAGCCCTGCTACAGCTGCCACTAGTCCACCAAACAGGGCGCCAATCTTAAACCCAACCTCAGAGCCAGCAGTTTCGATAGCAAACTGCTCCATTATTTGGCGTGCTTTTTCGTTATCTCCAGCCTCTAGTGCGTGAGCAACATCCGCAGCTACTACCCCAGTGATAGCTAATGCTCCCACTAAGCCAAGGCCCTTAAGCACCTTACCGCCATACTTAAAGCCAGCTTGTTTAAGTGACTCCCAATGTCCATCGATAATTTTTCTAACATCAGGGGATGCTTTATCCAAAAATTCTTGATAATGCTTTATTTGCTCTTTGTTCCATATAGAAATTTTTTCATCAGGTACAACTACATCTACCCCATCGATATTTTTTATAATAAGATGGCTCTCTGCAGAGTTTATTTTTTCAGTTATTTCTTTCCAGTTTTGGATATGTTTGTCATCATAATTGGGACTATAATGATTACTGCTCGCAGTCACATTAGTAAATAGTCCTGATGCGCCATATATAGCTATAGAGTTTGCAGTAACTGCCTTTTTAACTGCTTCTACACCATTAGAATCCGCTAATTGCATCAGTTCTTTGATGGAGACTCCGTCTACTTTGAAGTCCCTATTCTTACCACTTTCTAGTAACGCAGGTAATTCTGCAATAGAAAATACACTTTCAGCTTTTGGTAATTCTGGAAATACTAATGTGAAGTTCCCATCAGCAGCCGATACAAATTTTGCACATGCTACGTCAAAAAGGCTGTTATTTATTTTTCTGGTATTCGTTAGATCTGTACCATACCGAACAATTTTCTTCCTTTCTTTCATATCATTCAGTTGTTTTTCATTTAAGTCTTTCTTTTTTATATTTGGATCATTAAAAAAATTCTTTTTTAACAGCTTGGTCAATAGCCATACTAATTACTGGATCGTTTGCTAATTCTCCAACATGACTTTGGCTAAGAACTAATGCTTCATTAGATTCTTTTAGTGCATACATAACACTAAATGCCTTATCACCATTAGGCATACCCCCGCTATAAAGCAAATAAGGTTTACCTTCGACACCAGATTTATCTATAATTTCTCCAGAAGTATTTTTGACTATATCCATTAATTCATTTATAGAAAATGGATCAGCTTTACCAGCTTTTACTTCTATACTTCTTGTTGAAATTATTTCTTTAGCTTTTTCAAATGTATAATTCATTAGCAATCTCCATTGAAATCCATCGTATATCCCAGTTCACTGACACAGTCGATAACTATTTCCTCTACTACTTCTCTTTCAACTGGATCTTTTATATACGAGAGAGACTCTAATGTGCCTGCATCAAGATAAAGGCTTCTTATTGGATATATCACTCCGTTAAAGAATAATATAAAAGTAGTAATTTCTAGCATTCCTGAATTCACTTGAACAAACCAAGAGTTATTCGTTCTATCAACCATCCAATAATTTCCCTTATTTATTTCACCAAAAGGAGTTTTATATTGATAGGTTATTCGTGGATTAACCCCATCAGCTGTTAAATTTTTTTCCTCAGTTTCATTCAAATAATCCACAATAGTTTGTTGTATCATCAAGCAATCATCTGCTGTCAAATCTTCGAATATATAGTTCATATTTAATCCCTAAGCCATTAATAAAATAATCTTTAAAACTTAATCATCCAACCTAAAGCCTGAGAAGCGAAAAACACCGCTTTCTCAACCTTACTTCTTTCAATATCATTGCCATATGATAATGGCTCATAAACAGTTGCCTTTCCATATTCACTTTTAATTGGATAAACTTTTCCTTCAAAGTAAAAGATATAAACCGTAATCTCTATCATTCCAGTATTAAGTTGAAGCAACCAAGAGTTATTTTCTTCATCTTCTATCCAGCTTTCCTCAACTTCTAAAGCACCACAAGGGGTTTTATAAACATCAGGATCGTTGCTATCAGGTCCACATATGCTACAAAAATCAATTTCTGTAGAGTTCCACCACTGTATAATGGTTTGCTGAATTTTTAAGCAATCCTCTGCAGTTAAATCCTTCTCTATATAACTCATCATTTAAGCCCTCTACTATTTATAAGAAATTTGCTCACCTTTTTGTTTCATTGCACTCATGAGTTCAAAGTAGACTTTAAAATAGCAACCCTTTCAAGGTGGCTTTCCTTATATTTATCTATATGATAGACGATTTTAGCTACATATAGAGGGCAGTTATTGTCAGCATATAGTTTATAAACAAGTCAGCGATTTTGACATATTCACAAAAGAGATTACTCTCTACTATAAAAGTATTACTAGATAGCACTAAAAGTATCGTATATTGATAGCATGCTCTAAAATAGAACAAATAATATTCAGTTAACCTAATTAAATTTGTTTGAAAATTAATCAATATGTTTCCTGTAAATATAAAACATTTACAAGACCATTTTATATTAGGATAGATTGATTTTAAATAGACGGTGTTTGTTGTATTTATGTTGTTTAAAAGTAAAGCTGTATTTTGTAATTGAATGTAACTAAAAGTAATATCTGACTATAAAACAGGCAATAAAAAAGCCGCTAAAAGCGGCTTCTTTATATTTGTAAGTTGTAGTTAGCCTTTCCAGCGTATACACCCACTCTTATCGTCGGGTATGCTATCTTGGTCTTTATACCAACAGGTATCACTAGAAGATGTAATGGTTAATGCTCCATTCCCAGCTTGTGCTGTACCAGCTATTGGCACAGCTCCAAGGGTATAAGTATTTTCAGTTGCTGCAGAAATTGTTAAATTATAGTACTTAGTGGCGCCTTCCAACGGTGCTCGACTTGGAAAAATATCTGCTGGCACGCCAGTATCCCCATCACTTACAGCTAATCCTTTATAAGAATATTTTTTAGCATAGTGCCGTTCCATTGCCTGAGCAAATTGCATTAATGCACTTTGCGCTTCTGCTCGACGGCTGTTGATTACATATTGTTGATAAGACGGGATAGCAATAGCCGCTAAAATAGCGACTATTACTACCACAATCATCAGTTCAACTAAGGTAAAACCTTGACTGCGTTTTTGCATTAATACTACACCTTATTGTGTTTTTAATTGCTTCCAGCTTTTACGGCCTTCTTGTCCCATAAAAGGAGGAACGTCATCAATATCTTCATCGTCATTAGATTTTCTTGTTGTTGTTTTTCCTCCCATGAAATTTGGTGATGACCCAATACCATCTAACTTAGATCCTCCCGGCATATGACCATTGAGAGCATCTTTTCCATCAAATGAACCATCGCCATTATAGTCATAAGCTGGTTGATCTTTAATGTAACCGCCATTTTCCTGATTCAAGGCCATTTTCCAACCAGAGCCGCCAATACCACAAACAGATTCACTAGGTAGCATAGTGTTAAAATAGACACTGGTAGCATACAATACTCCTTGCGTTGTTACCCTTTCACCTAGATTATCTGTATTAGCACCTGCTACTAATTCATTATCATCTGATAGGCCCCCTCCAGTATCGACTAAATCCATATACCAACCGTCATGACCCTTTGCAGGAGTTGTTTTTCCTTCGCAGGGTTTATCCCAACAGATTTTATGGTTAGTTCGATACCTTAAATTATTCCGTTCGAAAATAATCTTCTGTTGTAATAAAGTGCTTCTATTTGAGGGAATAATTTTTGGGTCAGTTGGATCAAATCTTAAACCATAAAAAGTTTGGGTTGAGTTATTTTCAATATTTTTATCGCCTTTTTCAAAATATTTACCAGTACCAAAAAATATCATTA from Spartinivicinus poritis carries:
- a CDS encoding glutathione S-transferase family protein — encoded protein: MKLYYHPLSTYSQKVLMAFYEKEVEFTPHIVNLMDETSKKEYKEIYPLGKIPLLMCDDDHMIPESTIIIEYLDTHFTTGTKLIPDDKDTARQVRFIDRVQDNYLNDNIATLFFESMKPAEKQDPEKQAKAKEQLDIMYHYMNKQYSETTFAKGDDFTMADCSAVPALFYAQKIYPFEQFEGIKAYYKRVSERPSYQKVLAEAQPYLEKMFN
- a CDS encoding ArsR/SmtB family transcription factor, whose protein sequence is MQTPQPISLDLIFKALADETRRQLLQTLCEGSYSIRDLASPFDISFPAVAKHIGVLERAGLITRKKRGREQICTLNPLTLQEAHRWLGFYESFWNQQLDHLEDYLSLLQK
- a CDS encoding type II toxin-antitoxin system VapC family toxin, producing the protein MKYLLDTCIVSEYLKKNPNKKVIEWLDEQEESYLFISCLTIAELKKGFYKLCEKDPIQLGSKAEKIALWLERIEKRFQNRVLPLNNGTLHNWAKLNGQSEANSKKLPVVDSFLVATALTHNLIAVTYNEADFKLYSKQLEILKPN
- a CDS encoding type IV pilin protein, which produces MQKRSQGFTLVELMIVVVIVAILAAIAIPSYQQYVINSRRAEAQSALMQFAQAMERHYAKKYSYKGLAVSDGDTGVPADIFPSRAPLEGATKYYNLTISAATENTYTLGAVPIAGTAQAGNGALTITSSSDTCWYKDQDSIPDDKSGCIRWKG
- a CDS encoding glutaredoxin family protein, giving the protein MKKWLLVIAIIILFQNRQEISLFLNPPPDFSAINKEDVVLYATSWCGYCKKARSFLEKYNIPYTEYDIEKSTEGLHQYKQLGGKGVPVFLVKGKTISGYNPQAVVAALEG
- a CDS encoding calcium-binding protein; the protein is MTYDDLLVGGKDEDHILGEIGSDTIIGGAGDDHLLGDRPYTKEFAKKYFRKEKESELWQLNKNLHGNDILMGNEGNDQIVGNGGDDRLYGGEDDDRLFGDNAKFKGQSEVTGELSGNDYLNGGTGNDYLWGGGGNDTLEGGLGKDYLDGGLGDDTYIYHRNDGMDTIKDLKGINTIQLKSLLPSDVSILYHSDEQDQEGDYLEVVLNEKNDNLEIEGIFIYAFEKGTLNLKPGTENIHIEFADGSRVPLTELAKQIHNGSDGDDTIAGDHANNSLTGGKGNDQLHGNDGNDQLDGEEGNDEIYGGLGKDLISGGEGNDQLYGGEGNDKLQGGMGNDHLFGGAGDDELKGGYGNNILDGGAGNDTLFSWFSSIYQFGKNDGQDVITGGLGITIQFKEGVLPENVSFAIKGDDLTFSLADSDDSITIKNFTSNAKKLEKIEFADGTSWSLDDITPQLYQATDEKDLITGTDLDEQLKGLAGNDTLLGKGGNDTLEGNQGNDHLYGHEGNDKLYGNEGDDKLYGKEGDDELYGGDGNDKLHDNEGNNELYGGDGNDELYGGKGDDLLEGGDGNDRLEGYQGNDTYIVGRNSGQDTIYLEDEYGKRDTKILRFKEGISQEDIIVERGKKNNKNNNNLLVKIKDTDTVVTVIDYFQEWKVHSYRHWSDNRLIVENEFRDSRFDRIEFADGSHWTVDDVFSKISQATDGDDVITGEDTDDIIKGLAGNDTLSGKAGNDTFEGGPGNDTIDGGTGKNTYIFGKGDGQDIITFSDRGNEPSLQTIQFKEGISADDIEIWQSDSAEITIKIKNTTDQIVLKGELDDKKAIVFTDGQKWDHEEVLKQLRIGYDHDQRITGSDEDETFDGKAGNDILDGRKGRNIFLFGRGDGQDEIHSRHFEQDDAHNIIRFKEGITPDDVIVERRYSETMGLVDMEYYDLLLKLKGSDDQLRLQSFFMGGNRMLDKAEFADGTEWSSDEIKQMVLQGSPNNDHLEGYYDSNDKINGFTGHDNLKGFSGDDVLDGGAGNDSLIGGEGSDTYIFGRGYGRDIISANSSGDSVETLQFKEGVAESDLAFWQQENDLFIGIKNTQDRVQINRFFVNDSNKIDLIKFADGSTLSLDDVDQFIKPSDKNNVLYGDRGNNEIDGLGGDDEIYGGEGSDTLKGGDGNDTLHAADSYHDRAPNTLIGGKGNDTLYGSYGEETYIYNLGDGQDRIIETSRNQVFGGLPTSDDKLVFGEGVSATDLSFIREGYDLAVYHKNGSDQITIQDWFVRYGGNAPAYFTIKSFEFADGSTLSDSQVESQLTTERPKPTRILSNSPKSETFTGQTGNDTYQFTAGDGQDTINNTTPTPDTDNDVLKLSGITKDKLWFKKEGDNLAVDVLGSDDQITISDWFAEESAQLDAIETESFVLSRAKVDSLVQAMAAFNDYETADGNMVAEVHTSLTPTLTAAWQAK
- a CDS encoding calcium-binding protein; amino-acid sequence: MTKLLKKNFFNDPNIKKKDLNEKQLNDMKERKKIVRYGTDLTNTRKINNSLFDVACAKFVSAADGNFTLVFPELPKAESVFSIAELPALLESGKNRDFKVDGVSIKELMQLADSNGVEAVKKAVTANSIAIYGASGLFTNVTASSNHYSPNYDDKHIQNWKEITEKINSAESHLIIKNIDGVDVVVPDEKISIWNKEQIKHYQEFLDKASPDVRKIIDGHWESLKQAGFKYGGKVLKGLGLVGALAITGVVAADVAHALEAGDNEKARQIMEQFAIETAGSEVGFKIGALFGGLVAAVAGLTAPWAIAVIGLCGLVGGSLGAEYAVEFHEWLNDLSDEYKADVVKRYSELLFGSDYSKVPETDIASLTFETIGNKIQLIKPDTKEVIAKAMNSEAWRYALVKLNPFVVEGADYTKHNEDGVLDLYDPETDSGNLTREWVKIRARFLVMNSLYIKSGDTDGVLDFALLGGFTHVGGDWHFVDNMGEKKYELTLDGLDVGLKPTREFYFGGQNNDSYSGGDGNDYLFGSAGNDTLTGRKGKDYLEGGEGNDELDGGEDSDKLVGGKGNDSLKGGKGNDILVGGKGNDIYSFEAENGHDTIIDTEGNNELHINGKVITQLTALNEEKSIYQDEYENTYLMDGGLVVVKVKDGGTITIKDFDKERFGIELKDYERFEPEPIPDDHNVVDNYERKVGEETKTVHDTLEERADSELSWLNDKPMVYNGDLYNKSRMDHDEYKHRERHTHLVEANFGFQGTNFSDELRSDNFSENLHAHEGDDIVYGNGGMDGITGGPGSDYIIGGTESDYIWASSATSLSGDNPGDEVTDTNYIEGNQGQDYINGGIGSDTILGGEGRDLLYGAAGNDIIFGGDGDNSWIFGDSVFEMTFPAETKIEMNHIFISGIARKS